The Cherax quadricarinatus isolate ZL_2023a unplaced genomic scaffold, ASM3850222v1 Contig2283, whole genome shotgun sequence genome window below encodes:
- the LOC128687482 gene encoding exonuclease 3'-5' domain-containing protein 2-like yields MKFKSISRAYSTRRGPLYHNCQLQAPDDQPLCACDPIKTQWYIERGLGVKISENPLVVRLNFEPAGRPQVEKDDGKFYLLERHNICVVCGKGESFIRKNVVPHEYRKHFPDILKDHQSHDVVLLCLECHRLSNLHDNALRHVLAKEFNAPIGTERDVKVVIDSAHKIVRNAAGALLRSYDGIPKKRIEELESIVKNYFNIDTMTTKYLEDAANMDVKIWNKNYQAHGLTLSGSKAKI; encoded by the coding sequence ATGAAGTTCAAATCCATCTCCCGAGCATACTCCACACGTAGGGGCCCTCTGTATCATAACTGCCAACTTCAAGCCCCAGATGATCAACCCCTATGCGCTTGTGACCCCATAAAAACACAGTGGTACATAGAAAGGGGTCTTGGGGTCAAGATCAGTGAGAACCCACTTGTTGTGCGTCTAAATTTTGAGCCTGCAGGCCGTCCACAAGTTGAGAAAGATGACGGGAAATTTTATCTCCTGGAGCGGCACAATATCTGCGTAGTGTGTGGCAAGGGCGAGTCTTTCATTAGGAAAAATGTTGTGCCTCATGAATATCGTAAACATTTCCCGGACATACTTAAAGATCATCAAAGCCACGATGTAGTTCTACTTTGTTTAGAATGCCACAGACTAAGCAATTTGCATGACAATGCCTTGAGACACGTACTAGCAAAAGAATTTAATGCTCCTATAGGTACTGAACGAGATGTGAAAGTTGTTATCGACAGTGCTCACAAGATTGTTAGGAATGCCGCTGGAGCTTTACTGAGAAGTTATGATGGCATCCCAAAAAAGAGAATTGAAGAACTTGAGAGTATTGTTAAAAATTACTTTAATATTGATACAATGACTACAAAGTATCTAGAAGATGCAGCTAACATGGATGTGAAGATCTGGAATAAAAATTACCAAGCTcatggattaaccctttcagggtccaaggccaaaatctga